In the Phaseolus vulgaris cultivar G19833 chromosome 7, P. vulgaris v2.0, whole genome shotgun sequence genome, one interval contains:
- the LOC137828178 gene encoding V-type proton ATPase subunit B 1, giving the protein MGVAQNVHDTEEGTLEIGMEYRTVSGVAGPLVILDKVKGPKFQEIVNIRLGDGSTRRGQVLEVDGEKAVVQVFEGTSGIDNKFTTVQFTGEVLKTPVSLDMLGRIFNGSGKPIDNGPPILPEAYLDISGSSINPSERTYPEEMIQTGISTIDVMNSIARGQKIPLFSAAGLPHNEIAAQICRQAGLVKRLEKTDNLLESGGEEDNFAIVFAAMGVNMETAQFFKRDFEENGSMERVTLFLNLANDPTIERIITPRIALTTAEYLAYECGKHVLVILTDMSSYADALREVSAAREEVPGRRGYPGYMYTDLATIYERAGRIEGRKGSITQIPILTMPNDDITHPTPDLTGYITEGQIYIDRQLYNRQIYPPINVLPSLSRLMKSAIGEGMTRRDHADVSNQLYANYAIGKDVQAMKAVVGEEALSSEDLLYLEFLEKFERKFVAQGAYDTRNIFQSLDLAWTLLRIFPRELLHRIPAKTLDQFYSRDAGN; this is encoded by the exons AATACAGAACTGTATCTGGAGTTGCTGGACCATTGGTCATTCTTGACAAGGTTAAG GGACCAAAATTTCAAGAGATTGTTAATATTCGTTTAGGAGATGGATCTACTCGGCGTGGACAAGTTCTAGAGGTTGATGGTGAAAAGGCTGTTGTTCAG GTATTTGAAGGTACATCTggaattgacaataaatttacAACTGTGCAATTTACTGGAGAG GTATTAAAAACTCCTGTCTCACTGGATATGCTTGGGCGCATATTTAATGGTTCTGGAAAACCAATTGATAACGGTCCACCAATTTTACCAGAGGCATACCTGGATATTTCTG GAAGTTCTATCAATCCTAGTGAGAGAACCTATCCCGAGGAGATGATACAGACAGGAATATCTACAATTGATGTCATGAATTCCATTGCTAGAGGTCAAAAGATCCCTTTATTCTCAGCAGCTGGTCTCCCCCATAATGAAATTGCTGCACAGATATGTCGTCAGGCTGGCTTAGTCAAGAGACTTGAGAAAACTGATAATCTACTTGAG AGTGGTGGAGAAGAGGACAATTTTGCTATTGTTTTTGCAGCTATGGGAGTTAACATGGAAACTGCACAGTTTTTCAAACGTGACTTTGAGGAGAATGGCTCAATGGAGAGAGTGACTCTTTTCCTTAATTTG GCAAACGATCCTACAATTGAGCGAATTATCACTCCTCGTATTGCTCTCACTACTGCTGAATATTTGGCTTATGAATGTGGCAAGCACGTTCTTGTGATACTCACAGATATGAGTTCTTATGCTGATGCTCTTCGTGAG GTATCTGCTGCCCGAGAAGAAGTGCCAGGAAGACGTGGTTATCCTGGATACATGTATACAGATCTTGCAACAATTTATGAACGTGCCGGAAGAATTGAGGGGCGTAAAGGCTCTATTACTCAAATTCCAATTCTAACCATGCCCAACGATG ATATTACGCACCCAACTCCTGATCTAACAGGATATATCACTGAGGGGCAGATATACATCGACAGGCAGCTGTATAACAGACAG ATATACCCACCAATCAATGTCCTCCCATCACTATCTCGGTTGATGAag AGTGCTATTGGTGAGGGAATGACCAGAAGGGATCATGCTGATGTGTCCAACCAG CTCTATGCAAATTATGCTATTGGAAAGGATGTTCAGGCAATGAAAGCAGTGGTTGGAGAAGAAGCACTTTCATCAGAGGACCTG CTGTATCTGGAATTTTTGGAGAAGTTTGAGAGAAAGTTTGTTGCCCAGGGAGCTTATGACACCCGCAATATATTCCAGTCACTAGATCTTGCATGGACTTTACTCCGGATTTTCCCTCGTGAACTTCTTCATCGTATACCAGCCAAGACTCTTGATCAGTTTTACAGCCGAGATGCTGGTAATTGA